The following proteins come from a genomic window of Thermoproteus sp.:
- a CDS encoding DUF429 domain-containing protein produces MRVAGVDLAVTRPSAIAVMDGCSVVAYLSALELEDIVEVLSSYRPLVVAIDAPLSKPEEGKWLRDVERELRRLGYRLLPPLLGPMAALTERGIRLAQMLGNAIEVHPRTSIKAMGLKPEELTERYKPPTRDHLDAVAAALTALAYLRGAYRAIGPLVLPLENPCQ; encoded by the coding sequence ATGCGGGTCGCTGGCGTTGATCTGGCGGTGACGAGACCTAGCGCGATTGCCGTAATGGACGGATGTAGCGTCGTCGCATATCTCTCAGCTTTGGAGCTGGAGGACATAGTTGAGGTGCTGTCGTCGTATAGGCCTCTCGTAGTCGCCATAGACGCCCCTCTGTCTAAGCCGGAGGAGGGGAAATGGCTTAGAGACGTGGAGAGGGAGCTCAGGAGGTTAGGCTACAGGCTCCTGCCCCCGTTGCTGGGCCCCATGGCCGCGCTGACCGAAAGGGGGATTAGGCTGGCCCAAATGTTGGGAAACGCTATAGAGGTACATCCAAGGACGTCCATAAAGGCCATGGGGCTAAAGCCGGAAGAACTTACCGAGAGGTACAAGCCGCCCACTAGAGACCACTTGGACGCGGTGGCGGCCGCCTTGACCGCCCTCGCATATCTAAGAGGAGCCTACAGGGCGATAGGCCCTCTGGTCCTTCCCCTCGAAAATCCCTGTCAGTAG
- a CDS encoding recombinase family protein, with protein MIPAVAYIRVSTEEQDPENQKAYLEKWAPAHGLSILRHYVDAGVSGATEPWSRPAFRRLMEEVSSLEPRPKVLLVYEVSRLVRSFQELFQLLDVVENKLGLVVVSASEREQALQTLDGVYRQFLRAVLAFVATMEREFIRQRTKAALERAKAAGRIKNVAERLPPDVVEKIVQMRAAGASLREIGRAFGLSTYEVRRVLSAAGAYRPTDHTCPRCFSRLKVVERSVKIDGGVYKVVERLYCPNCGYEEVAERT; from the coding sequence GTGATCCCGGCTGTCGCCTACATCCGCGTCTCCACTGAGGAGCAAGATCCCGAAAACCAGAAGGCGTATCTAGAGAAGTGGGCCCCCGCACACGGGCTCTCCATATTGCGCCACTACGTCGACGCTGGGGTGTCGGGCGCCACGGAGCCCTGGTCGAGGCCGGCCTTCAGGAGGCTCATGGAGGAAGTCTCGTCTCTAGAGCCCAGGCCGAAGGTTCTATTGGTCTACGAGGTGTCTAGGCTCGTGAGGTCCTTCCAGGAGCTGTTTCAACTGTTGGACGTAGTTGAGAACAAGCTGGGTCTCGTGGTGGTCTCGGCCTCGGAGCGGGAGCAGGCGCTACAGACTCTCGATGGGGTCTACCGCCAGTTCCTCCGCGCGGTCTTGGCCTTTGTGGCGACCATGGAGAGGGAGTTCATTAGGCAGAGGACTAAGGCCGCCCTGGAGAGGGCCAAGGCCGCCGGCCGGATAAAAAATGTAGCCGAAAGGTTGCCGCCAGACGTCGTCGAGAAGATAGTCCAGATGAGGGCCGCAGGGGCGTCGTTGAGAGAAATCGGAAGGGCCTTCGGCCTCTCCACATATGAAGTCAGGAGGGTCCTATCTGCCGCTGGCGCCTACAGGCCCACAGACCACACCTGCCCCCGTTGCTTCTCGCGCCTAAAGGTAGTAGAGAGGAGCGTGAAGATCGACGGAGGTGTCTACAAGGTGGTAGAGCGGCTTTATTGCCCCAACTGCGGCTACGAGGAGGTGGCAGAACGTACCTAG
- a CDS encoding phosphoribosyltransferase: protein MDVEVGGIKVRFISWPEAIGMSEALGRKILESGFKPEIILAISRGGLVPARIISDVLDVDNIVTAAVKYWAVAERRAERPILYHGVEPSVIGGKKVLVVDEVADTGATLKLIVDLLNVMGVSEVKTAVLHVKSTSSFAPDYYVEKVAEWVWISYPWSRWEDLREFKKRGHDISKYIEKIC from the coding sequence ATGGATGTTGAGGTGGGCGGGATCAAGGTCCGCTTCATATCTTGGCCCGAGGCCATAGGGATGTCGGAGGCCTTGGGGAGAAAGATACTTGAAAGCGGCTTTAAGCCGGAGATTATACTGGCTATATCTCGCGGCGGCTTGGTGCCCGCGAGGATAATTAGCGACGTGCTGGACGTCGACAATATAGTCACCGCGGCCGTGAAGTACTGGGCAGTCGCCGAGCGGAGAGCCGAAAGGCCCATTTTATACCACGGCGTAGAGCCCAGCGTAATAGGCGGTAAGAAGGTGTTGGTGGTCGATGAGGTCGCAGACACGGGCGCCACTCTAAAACTAATTGTAGATCTGCTAAACGTCATGGGGGTCTCTGAAGTCAAAACTGCTGTGTTGCACGTGAAGTCCACTAGTAGCTTCGCGCCGGATTATTATGTGGAGAAAGTCGCCGAATGGGTCTGGATCTCCTATCCCTGGAGCCGTTGGGAGGATCTGCGCGAGTTCAAAAAGAGGGGACACGACATCAGTAAATACATAGAGAAGATCTGCTAG
- a CDS encoding 50S ribosomal protein L32e, with the protein MSRPRRELPAELEAALRLRLKMERKMPEFVRIDQWRYVRIEDSGWRKPRSLDNKIRQQRKGYPPKVKTGYRKPAIARGLHPSGFVEALVYRPEDLDALDPKVHAVRIASSVGLKKRLEILKKAEEKGFYVLNPGKKALESLKRTEATAQQQTTEQKAEQKEGEKDKTSAQ; encoded by the coding sequence GTGTCGCGTCCCAGGAGAGAGCTGCCGGCAGAGCTGGAGGCCGCGTTAAGGCTGAGACTAAAAATGGAAAGGAAAATGCCGGAGTTCGTCAGAATAGACCAATGGCGTTATGTAAGGATAGAAGATTCTGGCTGGAGGAAGCCGCGAAGTCTCGACAACAAGATTAGACAACAGAGGAAGGGATATCCGCCCAAGGTCAAGACGGGCTATAGGAAGCCGGCAATTGCGAGGGGCCTACATCCAAGCGGTTTCGTTGAGGCTTTAGTATATAGGCCGGAAGACCTAGACGCATTAGACCCCAAAGTCCACGCCGTGAGGATAGCGAGTAGCGTAGGCCTCAAGAAGAGGTTGGAGATATTGAAGAAGGCGGAGGAGAAGGGCTTTTACGTCTTGAACCCCGGGAAGAAGGCACTAGAGTCCTTGAAGCGCACAGAGGCGACAGCTCAACAGCAAACGACAGAACAAAAAGCGGAGCAAAAAGAGGGAGAAAAGGATAAAACTAGTGCCCAGTAG
- a CDS encoding 50S ribosomal protein L19e yields MVDVKRLAAEILGVGESRVKISPEAQDRAAEAVTREDVKALIAEGLIWAEHKRGVSRGRWREKHAKKKAGRRRGHGSKKGPRADEEEIWKNKVRALRRFLNTLKRRGLIEPATWRMLYRMVKGNYFRDLRHLKTYINEHNLAKEKVR; encoded by the coding sequence ATGGTCGACGTCAAGAGGCTAGCCGCCGAGATTCTCGGCGTAGGCGAGAGCAGAGTGAAGATATCGCCTGAGGCGCAAGATAGGGCCGCCGAGGCTGTCACTAGGGAGGACGTAAAGGCCCTAATAGCTGAGGGGCTCATTTGGGCTGAGCATAAGAGGGGCGTCAGCAGAGGGCGGTGGAGAGAAAAACACGCCAAGAAGAAGGCGGGGCGCAGGAGAGGCCACGGTAGCAAGAAGGGACCTAGGGCCGACGAGGAGGAAATCTGGAAGAACAAAGTGAGGGCTCTGAGACGCTTCCTAAATACGCTCAAGAGGAGAGGCCTCATCGAGCCCGCCACGTGGCGCATGCTCTATAGGATGGTTAAGGGCAATTATTTCCGCGACTTGAGACACCTAAAGACCTACATAAACGAACACAACTTAGCAAAGGAGAAGGTTAGGTAG
- a CDS encoding 50S ribosomal protein L18: MARTGRYKVPFRRRRMGVTNYRKRRKMIKSRLPRLVVRKTNKHIIAQIVVAKPQGDETVVGLDTRYLAKFGWKGDENNTSAAYLLGLALGYKALAKGVKRAILDIGLHRPVPQSRVFAVLKGALDAGLEVPHDEEILPEDERISGSHIAEYAKELRSSNEEEYKRRFSRYLARGLAPEDLPKHFEEVKNKIIESLSKLLKVEA; this comes from the coding sequence ATGGCGAGGACTGGCAGATACAAAGTGCCGTTTAGGAGGCGCCGCATGGGCGTCACTAATTATCGCAAGCGGAGGAAGATGATAAAGAGCAGGCTCCCGAGGCTTGTGGTGCGCAAGACCAATAAACACATAATCGCCCAGATAGTAGTCGCGAAGCCGCAGGGAGATGAGACCGTGGTGGGGCTCGACACTAGATATCTGGCAAAATTCGGATGGAAGGGAGATGAGAACAACACCAGCGCTGCCTACCTGCTGGGACTCGCCTTAGGCTATAAGGCCCTGGCCAAGGGAGTTAAGCGGGCTATATTGGATATAGGCCTACATAGGCCCGTCCCACAATCTAGAGTCTTCGCGGTGCTTAAGGGCGCGCTCGACGCGGGGCTCGAGGTGCCTCACGACGAGGAGATACTGCCCGAAGACGAGAGAATTTCGGGCTCGCACATAGCCGAATACGCAAAGGAGTTGAGGTCCAGTAATGAAGAGGAATACAAGAGGCGCTTCTCTAGATACCTTGCGCGGGGCCTGGCGCCTGAAGACTTGCCGAAACATTTCGAGGAGGTTAAAAACAAAATAATAGAAAGCCTTTCTAAACTCCTCAAGGTAGAGGCCTAA
- a CDS encoding FAD/NAD(P)-binding oxidoreductase, with protein MPKKVLILGGGVGGVVAAKRIAERTRGRADVEVTLISDTDYYLLPPLLVNIALSDISPQQAMLPLSRFSYRGVKTVKAVVKKVDPDNRTVETDQGKFQYDYLIASLGVDFDFKTYNLEAGFHNYTLDGALKFKDSLANFRGGSVVIYVPEPVYRCGVYPFEIAGQLDAIFRKRGIRNKVDITLIHPFRRPIEPLGPEAVKITEETFAAKGIKYIGGVTQPGPVDDKTKTVTIGGEKIKYDLLVVVPPARLPKPFDGTPLAASFPNGVWTPINVLTGRSVKYDDVYLPGEHSMPAIGLPTAGVPVHFTAMTSANMVAGEILGEPVDPAQINAMTCAMDYGEFGMMFNCDIKLDLTNNKAAWMGSCYSILKSPLGKLIKDLFYKTWLATTI; from the coding sequence ATGCCCAAAAAAGTATTGATTCTAGGCGGAGGCGTCGGCGGCGTCGTGGCGGCTAAGAGGATAGCTGAAAGGACGCGCGGCCGCGCCGACGTTGAGGTGACGCTCATAAGCGACACAGACTACTACTTGTTGCCTCCCCTCCTGGTGAATATAGCGCTCAGCGACATATCGCCGCAACAAGCCATGTTGCCCCTCTCTAGGTTTTCATATCGCGGCGTCAAGACCGTCAAGGCCGTCGTGAAGAAGGTAGACCCCGACAATAGGACCGTCGAGACGGACCAGGGCAAGTTCCAGTACGACTACCTGATCGCGAGTCTGGGCGTCGACTTCGACTTCAAGACTTACAATCTGGAGGCGGGGTTCCATAACTATACGCTCGACGGAGCGCTTAAATTTAAAGACAGCTTGGCTAACTTCAGGGGTGGAAGCGTTGTGATCTACGTCCCCGAGCCTGTCTATAGGTGCGGCGTCTATCCCTTCGAGATAGCAGGGCAACTAGACGCCATATTCAGAAAGAGGGGCATAAGGAACAAGGTCGACATAACCTTGATACATCCCTTCAGGCGCCCAATAGAGCCCCTAGGCCCCGAGGCCGTTAAGATAACTGAAGAAACCTTCGCCGCAAAGGGGATAAAATACATCGGCGGAGTGACCCAGCCGGGCCCTGTCGACGACAAGACAAAGACTGTGACTATAGGCGGCGAGAAGATAAAATACGACCTGCTGGTCGTGGTGCCCCCCGCAAGGCTCCCCAAGCCCTTCGATGGCACCCCTCTAGCGGCCAGCTTCCCCAACGGCGTGTGGACCCCCATCAACGTACTTACGGGGAGGAGCGTCAAGTACGACGACGTGTACCTCCCCGGCGAGCACTCAATGCCGGCGATAGGGCTCCCCACGGCCGGCGTGCCTGTACACTTCACGGCCATGACCAGCGCTAATATGGTAGCAGGCGAGATCTTGGGCGAGCCGGTAGATCCGGCTCAGATAAACGCGATGACATGCGCCATGGACTACGGAGAATTTGGCATGATGTTTAACTGCGACATAAAACTGGACTTAACAAACAACAAGGCGGCGTGGATGGGGAGCTGCTACAGCATTCTGAAGTCGCCTCTAGGTAAGTTAATAAAAGACCTGTTCTACAAAACATGGCTGGCAACTACGATATGA
- a CDS encoding DUF1641 domain-containing protein: MAGNYDMSTQITPQAEQKLAELLKTLAENADELQKLVEQLIELKRTGVLDALMIVVNRFEELIHYLFQDPAVFRLLSIGVDGTLGAMSKLETPDILNIKATMQELLVRLGKNATPDAIVNPKPVKGIWGLLNALNDPDVQRGLGVAFELLRILGRQPQR, encoded by the coding sequence ATGGCTGGCAACTACGATATGAGCACCCAAATCACGCCCCAAGCCGAACAGAAGCTCGCCGAGCTGTTGAAGACTCTAGCAGAGAACGCCGACGAGCTACAAAAACTCGTAGAACAACTAATAGAGCTAAAGAGGACTGGAGTTCTCGACGCATTGATGATAGTAGTAAACCGCTTCGAAGAGCTCATACACTATCTCTTCCAAGACCCAGCGGTATTCCGCCTCCTATCCATCGGCGTAGACGGCACATTGGGGGCCATGTCGAAGCTGGAGACACCCGATATACTCAACATAAAGGCGACAATGCAAGAGCTGTTAGTCAGACTGGGCAAAAACGCCACCCCGGACGCCATAGTGAACCCCAAGCCGGTCAAGGGCATTTGGGGCCTGCTTAACGCTCTAAACGACCCAGACGTGCAGAGAGGGCTCGGCGTAGCCTTTGAACTGCTAAGGATATTAGGGAGACAGCCACAACGCTAA
- a CDS encoding nucleoside-triphosphatase, translating to MKVAVSGRPGSGKTTLALKVVDIAKRAGVRVGGFITLEVREGGARVGFDVMTIPDGQKAPLARVGVGAPRVGKYVVNLGACSLMLSALKVADVDLLVVDEIGPMESKCPDFLDEVRSALLRASKALAVFHLSLVETARQWGFKVVMISQESRDQALREVLSALGFRNV from the coding sequence ATGAAGGTCGCAGTTTCTGGACGGCCGGGCTCCGGCAAGACGACTCTAGCCCTTAAGGTAGTGGATATAGCGAAAAGGGCTGGCGTTAGGGTTGGCGGATTTATAACGCTTGAAGTCAGAGAGGGAGGGGCGAGGGTCGGATTTGACGTCATGACTATTCCCGACGGGCAGAAGGCGCCACTGGCGCGGGTCGGCGTCGGCGCGCCTAGAGTGGGCAAATACGTGGTGAATCTGGGGGCCTGTTCTCTCATGTTGTCTGCGTTGAAGGTCGCCGATGTGGATCTGTTGGTGGTCGATGAGATAGGGCCCATGGAGTCTAAATGCCCGGACTTCCTCGACGAGGTCAGATCTGCGCTTTTGCGGGCTTCAAAGGCTCTGGCGGTCTTCCATTTGAGTCTAGTGGAGACTGCTAGACAGTGGGGGTTCAAGGTAGTTATGATCTCTCAGGAGAGTAGAGACCAGGCCCTCCGAGAGGTCCTCTCGGCTCTTGGATTTCGAAATGTTTAA
- a CDS encoding PadR family transcriptional regulator, with protein sequence MDRWHRAWIWGERAPFFMRRRGLRHIILYILASRSPLTGSQIAEEIERMTWGFWRPSPGSIYPALAQLEAEGLIRVAKTDGPKKYYELTEEGRRLLGIGADYIKEAVLAFENLYNFLLDNLDKLDEESKNILIKIANELLKNLGKNT encoded by the coding sequence GTGGATCGTTGGCATAGAGCTTGGATATGGGGGGAGAGGGCGCCGTTTTTCATGCGGAGAAGGGGGCTGCGCCATATAATTCTATATATCTTGGCGTCGCGGAGCCCTCTGACGGGCTCCCAAATCGCGGAGGAGATAGAGCGCATGACGTGGGGCTTCTGGCGCCCCTCGCCTGGCTCCATATACCCCGCCTTGGCACAGCTGGAGGCTGAGGGCTTGATACGCGTCGCCAAGACGGACGGGCCTAAGAAGTACTACGAGCTTACCGAAGAGGGCAGGAGGCTGTTGGGCATCGGCGCCGACTACATTAAGGAAGCTGTTCTCGCCTTTGAGAATTTATATAACTTCTTATTGGATAACCTAGATAAATTAGATGAAGAGAGTAAAAATATTCTTATTAAAATAGCAAATGAGCTACTTAAAAACTTAGGGAAGAATACATGA
- a CDS encoding AIR synthase family protein translates to MKVGKLPIELASKYIWPRTGSYDPSVLLGPRLGEDAAIIRADRRYLAVHTDPISGSVELLGWLAVHVVSNDLATRGIKPRWLLPTIFLPPDADEEVLDKITRQIDEAARELGATVVGGHTEVTTAVERPLVVMTAIGDGDRYVATEGARPGDVVIMTKSAALEAAAILATDFRERLKASGVPDDVINKAASFIRQVSVVREALLISDLATSMHDPTEGGVLAGLAEMAYASNTTIRVVLSSIRVSREAAMLCSAVGLDPLSTLSSGALLAAVPRDRADEALRRIRGLGVEADIIGEVVQRGAHLVEAGSLTIDTPYVRDHFFELLSAGRS, encoded by the coding sequence ATGAAAGTCGGCAAGTTGCCTATAGAGCTGGCTTCTAAGTATATCTGGCCTAGAACTGGCTCCTACGACCCCTCGGTGTTGTTGGGGCCTCGGCTCGGAGAGGATGCAGCGATAATAAGGGCCGATAGGCGCTATTTGGCGGTACATACGGACCCCATCTCGGGCTCCGTCGAGCTGTTGGGCTGGCTTGCAGTCCACGTGGTTTCGAACGATCTAGCCACTAGGGGGATAAAACCGCGGTGGTTGCTACCCACTATATTCCTGCCTCCTGACGCCGACGAGGAAGTGCTCGACAAAATAACCAGACAGATAGACGAGGCCGCTAGAGAGCTCGGCGCGACTGTCGTGGGGGGCCATACGGAGGTCACTACGGCCGTGGAGAGGCCGCTGGTTGTTATGACCGCCATAGGCGACGGCGATAGGTACGTAGCCACTGAGGGGGCGAGGCCGGGCGACGTAGTGATAATGACTAAAAGCGCCGCCCTCGAAGCCGCCGCCATATTGGCGACCGACTTCAGAGAACGCCTCAAGGCCTCGGGCGTGCCTGACGACGTTATAAATAAAGCTGCCAGCTTTATAAGACAAGTCTCGGTGGTGAGGGAAGCCCTCCTCATATCGGATCTGGCCACCTCTATGCACGACCCTACAGAGGGCGGAGTTCTGGCGGGACTCGCCGAGATGGCGTACGCCTCCAATACGACTATAAGAGTCGTTTTGAGCTCCATAAGGGTCTCTAGGGAGGCGGCCATGTTGTGTTCGGCTGTGGGGCTAGATCCGCTCTCTACCTTGAGCTCCGGGGCGTTGTTGGCCGCCGTGCCTCGCGATAGGGCCGACGAAGCGCTTAGACGCATAAGGGGCTTGGGTGTTGAGGCGGATATAATCGGCGAGGTCGTCCAGAGAGGGGCCCATCTGGTCGAGGCGGGTTCTTTGACGATAGATACGCCCTATGTTAGAGATCATTTCTTCGAATTGTTGTCAGCCGGCAGGTCATAG
- a CDS encoding peroxiredoxin, whose translation MEFPEVELQAHTGEVINPKRYEKAVVYFFPKAFTSGCTREAIKFNELYEEFKKAGFEVFGVSVDDVDTLRKFAERYGLKFKLLSDRGGALARTLGILRPSGSAERVTYVLKSGLVVEVIKGLKNADQHADKALEVAKKTS comes from the coding sequence ATGGAGTTCCCAGAGGTAGAGCTCCAAGCCCATACGGGGGAGGTCATAAACCCAAAACGTTACGAGAAGGCCGTAGTTTATTTCTTCCCAAAGGCCTTCACATCAGGTTGCACCAGAGAGGCGATTAAGTTCAATGAGCTCTATGAGGAATTCAAGAAAGCCGGATTTGAGGTGTTCGGGGTCTCGGTCGACGATGTAGATACTTTAAGGAAATTCGCCGAGAGGTATGGTTTGAAGTTCAAACTTTTAAGCGATAGGGGCGGCGCACTCGCCAGGACTCTGGGCATATTGAGGCCTTCGGGGTCCGCTGAAAGAGTGACCTATGTCCTCAAGTCGGGCCTTGTAGTGGAGGTAATAAAAGGCCTTAAGAACGCCGACCAACATGCGGATAAAGCTTTAGAGGTTGCGAAAAAGACGTCATAG
- a CDS encoding nicotinamide mononucleotide deamidase-related protein: MPSAWIISVGNELLIGRVVNTNAAWLAKKLTYLGYQVRRIVVVPDEEDEIVAVFKEALEKAELVVSTGGLGPTPDDITNLAAAKALGVEVELDETARRWVMEKYRQRGYQTTPERLKMAYLPKGARPLYNSVGVAPGIWVERNGRVLVLLPGVPKEMEAIFEEQVEPLLRERGPRLCFAEDSFYLSGVPEADLAPLIREALKLDSRIYVKSHPKGHEAGAPLEELHIYGSAETCDEAKSLVSKVREFLVGELKARFPQAKINK, from the coding sequence ATGCCTTCTGCATGGATCATCTCTGTGGGGAACGAGCTGTTGATAGGACGTGTCGTGAACACCAACGCGGCGTGGCTGGCCAAGAAATTGACATATCTGGGGTATCAAGTCAGGAGGATTGTCGTAGTGCCCGACGAGGAGGATGAAATAGTGGCCGTGTTCAAAGAGGCCTTGGAGAAGGCGGAATTGGTCGTATCCACAGGGGGGCTCGGCCCCACGCCTGACGATATAACAAATCTGGCGGCAGCCAAAGCCCTTGGAGTAGAGGTCGAGCTCGACGAGACGGCGCGTAGATGGGTAATGGAGAAATATAGACAGAGGGGGTACCAGACGACTCCTGAGCGCCTAAAGATGGCCTATTTGCCCAAAGGCGCGAGGCCTCTATATAATTCCGTCGGCGTGGCTCCAGGCATATGGGTTGAGCGCAACGGAAGGGTCCTCGTGTTGCTTCCAGGCGTCCCGAAGGAGATGGAAGCCATATTTGAGGAGCAAGTAGAGCCTTTGTTGAGGGAGAGGGGGCCTCGTCTTTGTTTCGCCGAAGATTCGTTTTACCTAAGCGGCGTCCCTGAGGCCGATTTGGCGCCGTTAATAAGAGAGGCCTTGAAGCTAGACAGTAGGATCTACGTGAAGAGCCACCCCAAGGGACACGAGGCGGGCGCCCCTCTAGAGGAGCTACACATATACGGTAGCGCCGAGACTTGCGACGAGGCGAAGAGTCTAGTCTCAAAGGTCCGCGAGTTCCTCGTAGGGGAGCTAAAGGCCAGATTCCCCCAAGCTAAAATAAATAAGTAG
- a CDS encoding Gfo/Idh/MocA family oxidoreductase, translating to MLKVAVVGIGGWGKNHVRVLKLLAAEGFVDELYVVDIDENKLKWAQKVYGASPLRTLDEVVKADVDAAIIATPTKMHYEHALRLLSAGISLLVEKPFTENYMQAIELLDRSRGVVITTGYVLRFHPAVKYLRENLNRLGGTVSIYSRRTSPKPQRVGDVGVIKDLAIHDFDLALYVASSRASVVSAYGFVEDGNVVHAQIFARGKGLSSFYEASWTPSYKFRRFEIVGTDGMASIDFSTDTLTFFGRDATWSPKLAGEEPLLLQDREFLKAVAGQGGSVVPREDIIYSVKLCDAAEISIKTGREVYLDDLK from the coding sequence ATGCTTAAAGTTGCCGTAGTTGGGATTGGCGGGTGGGGGAAGAACCACGTGAGAGTCTTGAAGTTGTTGGCCGCAGAGGGCTTTGTGGATGAGCTGTACGTAGTCGATATAGACGAAAACAAACTCAAATGGGCCCAGAAGGTGTATGGAGCCAGCCCGTTGAGGACTTTAGACGAAGTTGTTAAGGCCGATGTGGACGCCGCGATAATCGCAACTCCGACTAAAATGCACTATGAACACGCCTTGAGGCTACTATCGGCGGGCATATCGTTATTGGTGGAGAAGCCGTTCACAGAGAACTACATGCAGGCGATTGAGCTGTTGGATAGGTCTAGAGGCGTCGTGATAACCACGGGCTACGTCTTGCGTTTCCACCCAGCCGTTAAGTACCTAAGAGAGAACCTCAATAGGCTAGGCGGAACTGTATCTATATACAGCAGGCGGACTTCGCCGAAACCTCAAAGAGTCGGCGATGTCGGCGTTATTAAAGACCTCGCAATTCACGACTTCGATCTCGCTCTCTATGTCGCCTCCAGCAGGGCCTCTGTCGTCTCCGCCTACGGCTTTGTGGAGGACGGCAATGTGGTCCACGCCCAGATATTTGCAAGGGGGAAGGGACTTTCGTCTTTCTACGAGGCCAGCTGGACTCCGTCGTATAAATTCAGAAGGTTCGAAATAGTGGGCACAGACGGCATGGCCAGTATAGATTTCTCTACAGACACCTTGACTTTCTTCGGTAGAGATGCCACTTGGAGCCCGAAGCTCGCCGGAGAGGAGCCACTGTTGTTACAAGATAGGGAGTTCTTAAAGGCTGTGGCCGGCCAGGGAGGCTCTGTAGTCCCCAGGGAGGATATAATCTATTCCGTAAAGCTCTGCGACGCGGCAGAAATATCTATAAAGACGGGGAGAGAAGTATACTTAGACGACTTGAAATAA
- a CDS encoding AAA family ATPase, whose translation MIGEELTLEELPYSAPELAMAMSNVLAGRRVYITGWGKTALLRALATSLYKAGLNPLYVKLEWIKYNWGVKEYIEHYYDKHYKITGYPAPREFDVSLIDDAELAAQYPNAYAKILVELKDKAKAIATRDEAYYYLEQIFGDGIHIRLEGTKNARIKLPLGLASIGRMVEIEII comes from the coding sequence ATGATCGGCGAGGAGCTGACACTAGAAGAGCTACCGTACAGCGCCCCCGAGCTCGCCATGGCTATGTCCAACGTATTGGCTGGGAGACGAGTGTATATAACCGGCTGGGGCAAAACCGCACTGTTAAGAGCCCTGGCCACATCTCTATATAAGGCCGGCTTAAATCCACTCTATGTAAAGCTTGAATGGATAAAATATAATTGGGGAGTCAAAGAATATATAGAACATTATTATGATAAACACTACAAGATAACTGGCTACCCCGCGCCTAGGGAGTTCGACGTGTCTCTCATAGACGACGCAGAACTGGCGGCGCAGTATCCCAACGCATATGCGAAAATTCTGGTAGAGCTTAAAGACAAGGCTAAAGCCATAGCTACCCGCGACGAGGCGTATTACTATCTGGAGCAAATATTCGGCGATGGGATACACATAAGGCTGGAGGGCACAAAAAACGCCAGAATTAAACTTCCCCTAGGCCTAGCTTCAATAGGCCGCATGGTGGAGATAGAGATAATTTAG
- a CDS encoding DUF211 domain-containing protein: MSVDLPVRRIVIDAAIPTKDISIVDVAKSLYEVRGVKAVRVTVDDVDVDVLGLMIVIEGEGIDVKEVQEAIERVGGVVHSLDEVVVGEYIPQTTDANR; encoded by the coding sequence ATGTCCGTGGATTTACCCGTTAGGCGCATTGTAATCGACGCGGCTATACCCACAAAAGACATCTCGATAGTTGACGTAGCCAAATCGCTATATGAAGTGCGAGGAGTTAAGGCTGTAAGAGTCACGGTCGACGATGTAGACGTCGACGTCTTGGGCTTGATGATAGTAATAGAGGGCGAAGGCATAGACGTGAAGGAGGTCCAAGAGGCCATAGAGAGGGTCGGAGGCGTCGTCCATTCGCTGGACGAAGTGGTCGTGGGGGAATACATCCCGCAGACAACAGACGCAAATAGATGA